A single region of the Malaclemys terrapin pileata isolate rMalTer1 chromosome 4, rMalTer1.hap1, whole genome shotgun sequence genome encodes:
- the RASSF5 gene encoding ras association domain-containing protein 5 isoform X4, which translates to MKLNEDGTYTGFIKVHLKLRRPVTVPAGIRPQSIYDALKEVNLADMTDKRTSFYLPLDAVKQLHISSTTTVSEVIQGLLKKFMVVDNPQKFALFKEMQRDGQVLFQKLSLTEYPLYLRLLAGPDTDVLSFVLKENETGEVEWDAFSIPELQNFLMILDREEKDKIQQVQKKYSKFKQRLEETLKEAGGKPG; encoded by the exons ATGAAGCTG AATGAGGATGGCACTTACACGGGCTTCATTAAAGTGCACTTGAAACTGCGCCGGCCTGTGACAGTGCCAGCAGGGATTCGGCCACAGTCTATCTACGATGCCCTCAAGGAGGTGAATCTGGCTGATATGACGGACAAGAGAACGTCCTTCTACTTGCCGCTGGATGCAGTCAAGCAGCTGCACATCAGCAGCACGACCACAGTCAGCGAGGTGATCCAGGGGCTCCTCAAGAAGTTCATGGTGGTGGACAACCCTCAGAAGTTTGCACTTTTCAAGGAGATGCAGAGAGATGGGCAAG TTCTCTTCCAGAAGCTCTCTCTAACAGAATACCCCTTGTATCTCCGGCTGCTGGCTGGACCTGACACAGATGTTCTCAGTTTTGTGCTGAAGGAAAATGAAACGGGGGAAGTTGAG TGGGATGCATTCTCTATCCCAGAGCTACAAAATTTCTTAATGATACTGGACAGAGAGGAAAAAGACAAAATTCAGCAAGTACAAAAGAAGTACAGCAAGTTTAAACAAAGACTGGAGGAGACTTTGAAAGAAGCAGGAGGAAAACCTGGATAA